A stretch of Ligilactobacillus faecis DNA encodes these proteins:
- a CDS encoding lactate dehydrogenase, producing MENNLMVCGISDELTLFLNSCILHDDQLHGYLFQISDHISEQMQTLLANAELADNFTLEATMHPKWDKLELLLIGPAPIEFVKENEKNTQRKWTQLIINQAMANGFKGKICFVTPDDHLWVYSALRFSGLPASDVFGLGTMPLSEVVALLLGRQLDLGSDPIYANVIGTTSDSLITWSRAQIAGNLILSLVAQDKSLFGQANLDEIEKTYQEKERLMHTMMTTRCLRRVIKALFFNHPILVPLTHEVEFATQKIALSEPVVIAKQGIKHMAKLNLSEEEKQTYLATKQKVVEELERLRKN from the coding sequence GTGGAGAATAATTTGATGGTGTGTGGTATAAGTGATGAATTGACCTTGTTTTTAAACTCCTGTATTTTACACGACGATCAACTACATGGATATTTATTTCAAATTTCTGATCACATTTCAGAACAGATGCAGACATTATTGGCCAACGCAGAGTTAGCTGATAATTTTACTTTAGAAGCAACGATGCATCCAAAATGGGATAAATTAGAGCTTTTATTGATCGGACCTGCACCGATCGAATTTGTTAAAGAAAATGAAAAAAATACCCAAAGAAAGTGGACGCAATTGATCATCAATCAAGCGATGGCAAATGGATTTAAAGGCAAGATCTGTTTTGTGACTCCTGATGATCATTTGTGGGTCTATTCAGCGTTACGTTTTTCTGGTCTGCCTGCAAGTGATGTTTTTGGTTTGGGTACGATGCCGTTATCTGAAGTAGTGGCGTTGCTACTTGGACGACAATTAGATCTTGGGAGTGATCCGATCTATGCAAACGTCATTGGAACGACAAGCGATTCTTTGATCACTTGGAGTCGTGCTCAGATCGCAGGTAACCTCATTTTGAGCTTAGTTGCACAAGATAAGAGCTTATTTGGGCAAGCTAACTTAGATGAGATCGAAAAGACGTATCAAGAAAAAGAACGCTTGATGCACACGATGATGACGACTCGGTGTTTGCGACGCGTTATCAAAGCATTATTTTTCAACCACCCGATCTTAGTACCACTGACACACGAAGTGGAATTTGCGACGCAAAAGATCGCGCTTAGTGAACCAGTTGTGATCGCCAAGCAAGGGATCAAACATATGGCTAAATTGAATTTATCAGAAGAAGAAAAACAAACATATTTAGCAACTAAACAAAAAGTCGTTGAGGAATTAGAACGATTACGAAAAAATTAG
- a CDS encoding UPF0223 family protein, protein MKITENFEYPLMPEWSTAEIIIASEFYEAVEKVYTSGIARDEFLAKYERFLKMEPAIMAQKQLDRDFKRASGLSLYQAIKYVKESNKKYIKYS, encoded by the coding sequence ATGAAGATAACAGAAAATTTTGAATATCCATTGATGCCAGAATGGTCAACGGCAGAGATCATTATCGCTAGTGAATTTTATGAAGCAGTTGAAAAAGTTTATACTTCTGGGATCGCTCGCGATGAATTTTTAGCAAAATATGAGCGTTTCTTGAAAATGGAACCTGCGATCATGGCACAAAAGCAACTCGATCGTGACTTTAAACGGGCAAGTGGTCTAAGCCTATATCAAGCGATAAAATATGTTAAAGAAAGCAATAAGAAATACATTAAATATAGTTAA
- a CDS encoding inositol monophosphatase family protein gives MTEWTKLNEAITEWFTVVQQKLRTSDQKPLEIKQKSDRTDLVTNVDQEIEAYFVKQIKTTFPDSKILGEEGDKDNGLTTYPGLVWVIDPVDGTMNYVKQRDHFASMLAVYENGHEKLGYILDVTANKLYWGGPECGVYCNDEKLAPPKDLPLSEGLLDISGRMLVEDYCHVKKAVKASLGIRVYGSAGLGFIHVLTGKTLGYLSHLHPWDYAAGKILAHVQGLVVETIDGRPFDMLSSNDVLVATKNAEKDILKQLDRPNVWNCGD, from the coding sequence ATGACAGAATGGACAAAATTAAATGAAGCGATCACTGAGTGGTTCACTGTTGTCCAACAAAAATTGCGGACAAGTGATCAAAAGCCACTTGAGATCAAACAAAAAAGTGACCGGACCGACTTAGTGACAAACGTTGATCAAGAGATCGAAGCTTACTTTGTAAAGCAGATCAAAACAACTTTTCCTGATTCAAAGATCTTAGGCGAAGAGGGCGATAAAGACAACGGTTTAACAACTTATCCAGGTCTAGTCTGGGTCATCGATCCAGTTGACGGAACGATGAACTATGTCAAACAAAGAGATCACTTTGCAAGTATGTTAGCTGTTTATGAAAATGGGCATGAAAAATTAGGTTATATTTTAGATGTCACTGCTAATAAACTTTATTGGGGCGGACCAGAATGCGGTGTTTACTGTAATGATGAGAAACTTGCTCCGCCAAAAGATCTCCCCTTGAGTGAAGGTCTGCTAGATATCAGCGGTCGGATGCTCGTAGAAGATTATTGTCATGTAAAAAAAGCTGTCAAAGCAAGTTTGGGGATCCGTGTCTATGGTAGTGCGGGGCTTGGCTTCATCCATGTTTTGACTGGTAAGACACTGGGGTATCTGTCACATTTACATCCGTGGGATTATGCAGCTGGAAAGATCTTGGCGCATGTTCAAGGTTTAGTCGTGGAAACGATTGACGGACGCCCGTTTGATATGTTATCATCAAACGATGTATTAGTAGCGACGAAAAATGCTGAAAAAGATATTCTCAAACAGTTGGATCGACCGAATGTTTGGAACTGTGGCGACTAA
- the typA gene encoding translational GTPase TypA, with protein sequence MKTRDDIRNVAIIAHVDHGKTTLVNELLKQSDTLDEHTEIGDRAMDSNDIEKERGITILSKNTAVKYNGKQINILDTPGHADFGGEVERIMKMVDGVLLIVDAFEGTMPQTRFVLKKALEQHLTPIVIINKIDRPGARPEEVVDEVLDLFIELGADEDQLEFPVIYASAMNGTSSFDPDPAKQEHTMDPIFNTILDTIPAPVDNSDEPLQFQVSMLDYNDFVGRVGIGRVFRGKIKVGDQVTVMKLDGTQKNFRVTKLFGFFGLNRLEIDEAKAGDLIAVSGMDDIFVGETVCPADKPEALPLLRIDPPTLQMTFMTNDSPFVGRDGDQVTARKLEDRLKLQLHTDVSLKVEDTDSPDAWTVSGRGELHLSILIENLRREGFELAVSRPKVIYREIDGQLCEPFENVIIDTPDEYSGSVIDSMAQRKGEMLNMETGLNGQTRLVFSTPTRGLIGYDSQFLSMTRGYGILNHTFAEYKPVIRNWEPGRRNGALVSINQGKATTYAIMGVEGRGTIFVDPGTEVYEGMIVGQSSRERDISVNVTKGKNMTNVRSSNKDQTATIKKPTHLTLEESLEFLNEDELLEITPDNIRLRKRILETNAREKAAKKAAKATK encoded by the coding sequence TTGAAAACACGTGATGATATTCGCAACGTTGCTATTATCGCCCATGTCGACCATGGTAAAACAACGTTAGTTAACGAATTATTAAAACAATCAGATACACTTGATGAACATACGGAGATCGGCGATCGTGCGATGGATTCAAACGATATTGAAAAGGAACGCGGGATCACGATCCTTTCAAAGAATACGGCCGTTAAATATAATGGTAAACAGATCAACATTTTAGATACACCAGGACATGCCGATTTTGGTGGTGAAGTTGAGCGTATCATGAAAATGGTCGATGGTGTTTTATTGATCGTTGATGCTTTTGAAGGAACGATGCCACAAACACGTTTTGTGTTGAAAAAAGCTTTAGAACAACATTTAACACCGATCGTGATCATCAACAAGATCGACCGTCCAGGTGCTCGACCAGAAGAAGTCGTAGATGAAGTGTTAGACCTCTTTATCGAACTTGGGGCAGATGAAGATCAATTAGAATTCCCAGTCATCTATGCTTCGGCGATGAACGGAACATCTTCTTTTGATCCAGATCCAGCTAAACAAGAACATACGATGGATCCGATCTTTAATACGATCTTAGACACGATCCCAGCTCCAGTTGACAATTCAGATGAACCACTCCAATTCCAAGTATCGATGTTAGATTATAACGATTTTGTCGGTCGTGTTGGGATCGGACGTGTTTTCCGTGGCAAGATCAAAGTTGGCGATCAAGTTACAGTTATGAAACTTGATGGGACTCAAAAGAACTTCCGTGTAACAAAACTCTTTGGTTTCTTTGGTTTGAATCGCTTGGAGATCGATGAGGCTAAAGCGGGTGATCTGATCGCAGTTTCAGGGATGGATGATATCTTTGTTGGCGAAACAGTTTGTCCAGCAGATAAACCAGAAGCTTTACCATTGCTTCGGATCGATCCACCAACATTACAAATGACATTTATGACAAATGATTCACCTTTTGTGGGACGTGATGGTGACCAAGTCACGGCGCGTAAATTGGAAGATCGTTTGAAACTTCAATTGCACACAGATGTTTCTTTGAAAGTTGAAGATACAGATTCTCCTGATGCTTGGACTGTTTCAGGACGTGGTGAGTTACACTTATCGATCTTGATCGAAAACTTACGGCGTGAAGGTTTTGAATTGGCTGTTTCTCGTCCAAAAGTTATTTATCGTGAGATCGACGGTCAATTATGTGAGCCATTTGAAAATGTGATCATAGATACTCCAGATGAATATTCTGGTTCTGTGATCGATTCGATGGCACAACGTAAAGGTGAAATGTTGAATATGGAAACTGGATTGAATGGACAAACTCGTTTAGTCTTTTCAACGCCAACTCGTGGTTTGATCGGTTACGATTCACAATTCCTTTCAATGACACGTGGTTATGGGATCTTGAACCATACATTTGCTGAATATAAGCCAGTGATCCGTAACTGGGAACCAGGTCGTCGTAATGGTGCTTTAGTTTCGATCAATCAAGGTAAAGCAACAACATATGCGATCATGGGGGTCGAAGGTCGTGGGACGATCTTTGTTGATCCAGGAACAGAAGTTTACGAAGGTATGATCGTTGGACAATCTTCACGTGAACGTGATATCTCAGTCAATGTTACAAAAGGTAAGAACATGACTAACGTTCGTTCTTCCAACAAAGATCAAACTGCAACGATCAAAAAGCCAACTCACTTGACACTTGAAGAGTCACTTGAATTCTTGAATGAAGATGAACTGCTTGAGATCACACCAGATAACATTCGTTTACGTAAACGTATTTTAGAGACAAATGCCCGTGAAAAAGCAGCTAAAAAAGCAGCTAAAGCAACAAAATAA